In Fervidobacterium nodosum Rt17-B1, one genomic interval encodes:
- the purQ gene encoding phosphoribosylformylglycinamidine synthase subunit PurQ, with translation MSIPIPKAQVVVYPGSNCDRDALWALKYVGFDADFVDIHGNIDADLVILPGGFSYGDYLRVGAVAAREPIAYKLREFVSRGGLVIGICNGFQILVEMGLLPGALLQNSCGHFLCNIVELEVVDNTTPFTSYFQQGEVIKLPIAHGFGRYVKVDGAQTVFRYTKDVNGSDELIAGITNSSKNILGLMPHPERAIEKILGSDDGLRVFLSVFNYIKDQKKEGVVI, from the coding sequence ATGAGCATTCCCATACCAAAAGCACAAGTTGTAGTTTACCCGGGAAGTAACTGTGATAGGGATGCTCTGTGGGCGCTAAAATATGTTGGATTCGATGCCGATTTTGTTGATATACACGGAAATATCGACGCAGACCTTGTGATCTTACCTGGAGGATTTTCTTACGGAGACTATTTAAGAGTCGGTGCAGTTGCTGCCAGAGAACCAATTGCCTATAAACTTAGAGAGTTTGTGAGCCGTGGGGGGCTTGTTATAGGTATCTGTAACGGTTTTCAGATACTCGTTGAGATGGGGTTGTTACCAGGGGCTTTGCTCCAAAATTCCTGTGGGCATTTCTTGTGTAATATCGTCGAACTTGAAGTTGTCGATAACACAACACCGTTCACAAGCTATTTCCAACAAGGTGAGGTAATTAAATTACCAATAGCACACGGATTTGGAAGGTACGTTAAAGTCGATGGCGCACAGACTGTCTTTAGATACACAAAAGATGTCAACGGTTCAGATGAATTAATCGCTGGGATAACAAATAGTTCAAAAAATATCTTGGGATTGATGCCACATCCAGAGCGGGCCATCGAAAAAATTCTCGGTTCAGATGATGGCTTAAGAGTATTTCTGAGTGTGTTCAATTACATAAAAGACCAGAAAAAAGAAGGTGTTGTGATATGA
- the purL gene encoding phosphoribosylformylglycinamidine synthase subunit PurL, with the protein MKYLHILESKLGRKATRAEIEAFTVMWSEHCGYSHTKGYIRQLPKVGVGGNAGIVPLDDYHFLAFKVESHNHPSAIEPFNGAATGVGGIIRDVLAMGARPTAILDSLHMDRIIEGIVEGIADYGNSIGVPTVGGELRISNYYKHNPLVNVMAVGVGKNEHLIPSKASHPGQVIVIFGGATGRDGIHGASFASEDLTGEKATKLSIQVGDPFAEKNLIEAFLEMVEKGLVEGAQDLGAGGVLSATSELVARGGLGAIVHLDRVPLREPDMHPVEILISESQERMAVVTSPEKAQEILKIVKKHLLYGNIVAEVTDSGRYVAVYGDEVVLDVPARFLEESPEEAIYEYTPTEMPKFKWIKFSDVDASQVFERYDYMVGTDTILPPGFGPAVMRVKNSVGYSLSIHSRADIGLQSPYWGAYLTVLESVRKTLSVGAKPIAITDGINYADPDVEPMGLAAQMRGLKDACEFSNIPVASGNASLYNTYKGKGIPPTLVIGMVGKTDSHLVNRPKKGPVYAVGFKDFKLEREKKLWSEIEKIVNQKCFVVSMHDYSRRSTLENALKNIGYNPKLNSLRHEPVHQLILVFGEPKTDLPKERTGFIY; encoded by the coding sequence ATGAAATACCTTCATATCTTAGAATCGAAACTTGGCAGAAAAGCAACACGTGCTGAGATAGAAGCGTTCACAGTGATGTGGAGTGAACACTGTGGGTACTCTCACACAAAAGGATACATAAGACAACTTCCAAAGGTTGGTGTTGGTGGTAACGCAGGTATTGTACCACTCGATGATTACCATTTCTTAGCATTTAAAGTCGAAAGTCACAACCATCCGAGTGCAATTGAGCCATTCAACGGTGCTGCTACAGGTGTTGGAGGTATCATCAGAGACGTTCTTGCGATGGGAGCACGTCCTACTGCAATCCTTGATTCACTTCATATGGATAGAATTATCGAAGGCATAGTTGAAGGTATAGCCGATTATGGTAATTCCATAGGCGTTCCAACCGTTGGTGGAGAATTGAGAATATCTAATTACTATAAGCACAACCCACTTGTGAATGTAATGGCGGTTGGTGTTGGCAAAAATGAACATTTAATCCCATCGAAAGCATCTCATCCCGGACAAGTTATCGTAATATTCGGTGGTGCAACGGGACGTGATGGCATACACGGTGCATCGTTTGCATCGGAAGATTTAACTGGCGAGAAGGCAACGAAACTCTCTATACAAGTTGGTGATCCATTCGCTGAAAAGAATTTAATAGAAGCTTTCCTTGAAATGGTTGAAAAAGGTTTAGTCGAGGGCGCACAAGACCTCGGTGCTGGTGGCGTGTTATCAGCAACGAGTGAACTTGTCGCGCGTGGTGGACTTGGTGCTATTGTACATCTTGATAGGGTACCACTCAGAGAACCAGATATGCATCCGGTTGAGATACTGATAAGCGAAAGTCAAGAGAGAATGGCGGTTGTAACATCTCCCGAAAAGGCTCAAGAAATATTGAAAATTGTTAAAAAGCATCTGTTGTATGGAAACATCGTTGCCGAGGTTACAGACAGCGGAAGGTACGTTGCTGTTTATGGTGATGAAGTTGTGCTTGATGTCCCGGCAAGATTTCTTGAAGAATCACCAGAAGAAGCGATATACGAATACACACCAACGGAAATGCCAAAATTCAAGTGGATAAAATTCAGCGATGTCGATGCGAGCCAAGTTTTTGAAAGATACGATTACATGGTAGGTACAGATACTATCTTACCACCCGGTTTTGGACCAGCCGTTATGAGAGTCAAAAACTCAGTTGGTTACTCTTTATCCATCCACAGCCGAGCTGACATCGGTTTACAAAGTCCGTATTGGGGTGCTTATTTGACAGTGCTTGAAAGTGTTAGAAAAACTCTAAGTGTTGGTGCAAAACCGATCGCCATAACAGACGGTATAAATTATGCTGATCCAGACGTGGAACCAATGGGACTTGCCGCGCAGATGAGAGGGCTAAAAGATGCTTGTGAATTTTCAAATATCCCAGTTGCTTCTGGAAATGCATCACTCTACAACACATACAAAGGTAAAGGAATTCCACCAACACTTGTCATAGGAATGGTGGGAAAAACTGACAGTCATCTTGTGAATAGACCGAAAAAGGGACCTGTATACGCAGTTGGATTTAAGGACTTCAAACTTGAAAGAGAAAAGAAATTATGGAGTGAGATAGAGAAAATAGTCAATCAAAAATGTTTCGTTGTCAGTATGCACGATTACTCCAGAAGGTCAACCTTGGAAAATGCACTGAAAAACATCGGATACAATCCGAAATTAAACAGTCTAAGACATGAACCGGTTCACCAGTTGATCCTTGTCTTTGGAGAGCCAAAAACGGATTTACCGAAGGAAAGAACTGGATTCATATATTGA
- the purS gene encoding phosphoribosylformylglycinamidine synthase subunit PurS — translation MPIYRFMIDIQYKSHVRDPRGETIKRVLNEEYAIPVTNLRLGKSIHLEVEAETKEDALKQVEKACEKLLVNTVTETFEVKEI, via the coding sequence ATGCCAATCTATCGATTTATGATCGACATCCAGTACAAAAGCCACGTTAGAGACCCACGTGGAGAGACTATAAAAAGAGTCTTAAACGAAGAATACGCAATCCCCGTAACAAATCTTCGTCTTGGTAAATCTATACACCTTGAAGTGGAGGCTGAAACGAAAGAAGATGCACTAAAGCAAGTTGAAAAAGCTTGCGAAAAGTTACTTGTTAACACCGTAACAGAGACTTTTGAGGTGAAAGAAATATGA